From the Paludisphaera mucosa genome, one window contains:
- a CDS encoding ThiF family adenylyltransferase, protein MPAPAPAATTPDPLDRYSRQVRFPALGEAGQRALMKSRVTLCGCGALGTVLANHLARAGVGHLRIIDRDFIETHNLQRQILFDEQDVADNLPKAEAAARKLRLINSSIEIEPVVTDIDHTNAIDLMGDADLILDGTDNFETRYLINDASVKLNKPWIYGGVIGSEGQTMTIIPGETPCLRCVIETAPPPGMTPTCETAGVLGPAVAVIASFEAVEAIKILSGAKAALNRDLIMVDLWDWTFRQLKISGLHGKVDCPCCKHRKFEWLEGEMGSHTTALCGRNAVQVASRRPEPLKFAEMADRLKGVGDVRHNAFMLRFATEGYEFTVFPDGRAIIKGTNDIAKARTLYSQFVGV, encoded by the coding sequence ATGCCCGCGCCCGCCCCCGCCGCGACGACCCCCGACCCGCTCGACCGCTACTCGCGCCAGGTCCGCTTCCCCGCCCTCGGCGAGGCCGGCCAGCGCGCCCTGATGAAGAGCCGGGTGACGCTCTGCGGCTGCGGCGCCCTGGGGACCGTCCTGGCCAACCACCTCGCCCGCGCCGGGGTCGGCCACCTGCGGATCATCGACCGCGACTTCATCGAGACCCACAACCTCCAGCGCCAGATCCTCTTCGACGAGCAGGACGTCGCCGACAACCTCCCCAAGGCCGAGGCCGCCGCGCGGAAGCTCCGGCTGATCAACAGCAGCATCGAGATCGAGCCGGTGGTCACCGACATCGACCACACGAACGCGATCGACCTGATGGGCGACGCCGACCTGATCCTCGACGGCACCGACAACTTCGAGACCCGCTACCTGATCAACGACGCCTCGGTGAAGCTGAACAAGCCCTGGATCTACGGCGGGGTCATCGGCTCGGAAGGCCAGACGATGACCATCATCCCCGGCGAGACCCCCTGCCTGCGGTGCGTGATCGAGACCGCGCCCCCGCCGGGGATGACCCCCACCTGCGAGACGGCCGGCGTGCTGGGGCCGGCGGTCGCCGTGATCGCCTCGTTCGAGGCCGTCGAGGCGATCAAGATCCTCTCGGGGGCGAAGGCCGCGCTCAACCGCGACCTGATCATGGTCGACCTGTGGGACTGGACCTTCCGCCAGCTCAAGATCTCGGGCCTGCACGGCAAGGTCGACTGCCCCTGCTGCAAGCATCGCAAGTTCGAATGGCTGGAGGGCGAGATGGGCTCGCACACGACGGCCCTCTGCGGGCGCAACGCCGTGCAGGTGGCCAGCCGCCGGCCCGAGCCGCTCAAGTTCGCCGAGATGGCCGACCGCCTGAAGGGCGTCGGCGACGTCCGCCACAACGCCTTCATGCTCCGGTTCGCCACCGAGGGCTACGAGTTCACCGTCTTCCCCGACGGCCGGGCCATCATCAAGGGGACCAACGACATCGCCAAGGCGCGCACGCTCTACTCGCAGTTCGTCGGCGTCTGA
- a CDS encoding DNA repair helicase XPB, translating to MQYNPANPLIVQGDKTILLEVDNPLHAEARDAIAPFAELEKSPEHIHTYRLSPLSLWNAAAAGLSSDAMVAALEKFSKFPLPTNLPADLRDMVGRYGRVKLQRIDGALRLIAGDQPLIEELARQKGVREYLGERIDPVSFAVEDIDRGVLKQGLIAVGYPAEDLAGYAQGTALEVGLREISRSGHPFKVRDYQRGAVDTFHAGGDVKGGSGVIVLPCGAGKTIVGIAALAQLKTETLVLTTSTTSVEQWRREILDKTDLDDSQVATYTGESKAIAPVTLATYQIVTYRPRKDGDFPHFGLFNSRDWGLIIYDEVHLLPAPVFRITADIQARRRLGLTATLVREDHREEDVFSLIGPKKYDVPWRVLESRGWIAEAQCHEIRLGLPPALRMEYAIAEWRDKFRLASENPVKDELIEQLLGRHDHPEDRVLVIGQYIKQLRRIAERFDIPIITGSTTNGEREDLYARFRTGEIRRLVLSKVGNFAIDLPDANVMIQVSGTFGSRQEEAQRLGRILRPKEEERPACFYTLVTRDTREMDFAHHRQLFLTEQGYSYEILDESELSAQILEESKAGG from the coding sequence ATGCAGTACAACCCGGCCAACCCGCTGATCGTCCAGGGGGACAAGACGATCCTCCTGGAGGTGGACAATCCGCTGCACGCCGAGGCCCGCGACGCCATCGCGCCGTTCGCCGAGCTGGAGAAGAGCCCTGAGCATATCCACACGTATCGGCTGAGCCCGCTCTCGCTCTGGAACGCCGCCGCGGCCGGCCTGTCGTCCGACGCCATGGTCGCGGCCCTGGAGAAGTTCTCGAAGTTCCCGCTGCCGACGAACCTGCCGGCCGACCTCCGCGACATGGTCGGGCGTTACGGCCGCGTGAAGCTCCAGCGCATCGACGGGGCGCTCCGCCTGATCGCCGGCGACCAGCCCCTGATCGAGGAGCTGGCGCGGCAGAAGGGCGTGCGCGAATACCTGGGCGAGCGGATCGACCCCGTCAGCTTCGCCGTCGAGGACATCGACCGGGGCGTGCTCAAGCAGGGCCTGATCGCCGTCGGCTACCCGGCCGAGGACCTCGCCGGCTACGCGCAGGGGACGGCCCTGGAAGTCGGCCTGCGCGAGATTTCGCGATCGGGCCACCCGTTCAAGGTCCGCGACTACCAGCGCGGGGCCGTCGACACCTTCCACGCCGGCGGCGACGTCAAGGGGGGCTCGGGCGTCATCGTCCTCCCCTGCGGCGCGGGCAAGACGATCGTGGGCATCGCCGCCCTCGCCCAGCTGAAGACCGAGACGCTCGTCCTGACCACCAGCACGACGTCGGTCGAGCAGTGGCGGCGCGAGATCCTCGACAAGACCGACCTCGACGACTCGCAGGTCGCCACCTACACCGGCGAGTCCAAGGCCATCGCGCCGGTGACGCTGGCGACCTATCAGATCGTCACCTACCGGCCCCGGAAGGACGGCGACTTCCCCCACTTCGGCCTGTTCAACAGCCGCGACTGGGGCCTGATCATCTACGACGAGGTCCACCTGCTGCCGGCCCCCGTCTTCCGGATCACGGCCGACATCCAGGCCCGCCGGCGGCTGGGGCTGACCGCGACCCTGGTCCGCGAGGACCATCGCGAGGAAGACGTCTTCAGCCTGATCGGCCCCAAGAAGTACGACGTCCCCTGGCGGGTGCTGGAGTCGCGGGGCTGGATCGCCGAGGCCCAGTGCCACGAGATCCGCCTGGGCCTGCCGCCCGCGCTGCGAATGGAGTACGCCATCGCCGAGTGGCGCGACAAGTTCCGGCTCGCCAGCGAGAACCCCGTCAAGGACGAGTTGATCGAGCAGCTGCTGGGCCGCCACGACCATCCCGAGGACCGCGTCCTGGTCATCGGCCAGTACATCAAGCAGCTCCGCCGGATCGCCGAGCGGTTCGACATCCCGATCATCACCGGCTCGACGACCAACGGCGAGCGCGAGGACCTCTACGCGCGGTTCCGCACCGGCGAGATCCGCCGGCTGGTGCTCTCGAAGGTCGGCAACTTCGCGATCGACCTCCCCGACGCCAACGTCATGATCCAGGTCTCGGGGACCTTCGGCAGCCGTCAGGAGGAGGCCCAGCGGCTGGGCCGGATCCTCCGCCCCAAGGAGGAGGAGCGGCCCGCCTGCTTCTACACCCTGGTGACGCGCGACACCCGCGAGATGGATTTCGCCCACCACCGCCAGCTTTTCCTCACCGAGCAGGGCTACAGCTATGAGATCCTCGACGAATCCGAGCTGTCGGCCCAGATCCTCGAAGAGTCGAAGGCCGGCGGCTGA
- a CDS encoding 3-keto-disaccharide hydrolase, whose translation MRESSVRRGLVAVAAAATVLMLGAQKAGDVPSALEADPAGWSDLLAPSGAGLDAWTREPIPGGGDLIESSPWKLDASTGVLSAVAPGADREWLRLDQVLLDFILHVEWRIVPDPAAKAPGGGVYVRNSNDAGKWHRAQLGDGKGGYLVGATYANQVAKPFNLEAEVKDQRVKPAGEWNTYELTCKGRSVTLWVNGAVANQWKGCGVPRGYIGLEVDGGRVEFRNVKLKSL comes from the coding sequence ATGCGCGAATCGAGCGTGCGCAGGGGCCTGGTCGCGGTCGCCGCGGCGGCGACCGTCCTGATGCTGGGCGCCCAGAAGGCCGGCGACGTCCCGAGCGCCCTGGAGGCGGATCCGGCCGGCTGGAGCGACCTGCTCGCCCCCTCGGGCGCGGGCCTCGACGCCTGGACCCGCGAGCCGATCCCCGGCGGCGGCGACCTGATCGAGTCCTCGCCCTGGAAGCTCGACGCCTCGACCGGCGTCCTGTCCGCCGTCGCCCCCGGCGCCGACCGCGAATGGCTGCGGCTCGACCAGGTGTTGCTCGACTTCATCCTCCACGTCGAGTGGCGGATCGTCCCCGACCCGGCCGCGAAGGCCCCCGGCGGCGGGGTCTACGTCCGCAACTCCAACGACGCCGGCAAGTGGCACAGGGCCCAGCTCGGCGACGGCAAGGGGGGCTACCTCGTCGGCGCGACCTATGCCAACCAGGTCGCCAAGCCCTTCAACCTCGAAGCCGAGGTCAAGGACCAGCGCGTGAAGCCCGCCGGCGAATGGAACACCTATGAACTCACCTGCAAGGGCCGGTCCGTGACCCTCTGGGTCAACGGCGCCGTGGCGAACCAGTGGAAAGGCTGCGGCGTCCCCCGCGGCTACATCGGCCTCGAAGTCGACGGCGGCCGCGTCGAGTTCCGCAACGTCAAGCTCAAGTCGCTTTGA
- a CDS encoding MoaD/ThiS family protein, which produces MALVRIPTPLRPQTGGLDKVEAAGSTVGEVLADLGRQHPAIQDRLFDGAEIRRFVNIYVNNEDVRFLDDMDTPVADKDEVSIIPAVAGG; this is translated from the coding sequence ATGGCACTGGTCCGCATCCCGACCCCCCTCCGGCCCCAGACGGGCGGACTCGACAAGGTGGAGGCCGCCGGCTCGACGGTCGGCGAGGTCCTGGCCGACCTCGGCCGCCAGCACCCGGCGATCCAGGATCGCCTGTTCGACGGCGCCGAGATCCGCCGCTTCGTCAACATCTACGTCAACAACGAGGACGTCCGCTTCCTCGACGACATGGACACGCCGGTCGCCGACAAGGACGAGGTCAGCATCATCCCGGCCGTCGCCGGCGGCTGA
- the thrC gene encoding threonine synthase — MSGELVTGLKCRLCGKLYPKEALNFCTDDFGPLEVAYDYEAVGRTFTREAIATRPRNMWRYRELLPVDGEPTVGRHVGGTPLIRADRLAKLLGVAELYIKNDAVNHPSLSFKDRVVAVALSKAVELGFETVGCASTGNLAGSVAANAAAAGLEAYVLIPEGLEQGKVLGATIYGAKVVAVRGNYDHVNRLCSQIAFRYGWGFVNVNLRPFYAEGSKSMGFEIAEELGWRAPDQVVAPMAGGSLIGKLHKSFLELETLGLLNGPVRTKMFGAQATGCNPISNTVKTGAGKVKPVRNPETIAKSLAIGDPADGWFASKLIRETGGWSEDVSDDAIVDNMRLLAETEGVWAETAGGVTLAVARRLIDEGKIDRDGSIVLCITGNGLKTQEALVDHLPRPVVIRPTLEEFEALVEAGVPAVLASA, encoded by the coding sequence GTGTCAGGTGAACTGGTGACGGGTCTGAAGTGTCGTCTCTGCGGCAAGCTCTACCCCAAGGAAGCGCTCAACTTCTGCACCGACGACTTCGGGCCGCTGGAAGTCGCGTACGACTACGAGGCCGTCGGCCGCACGTTCACCCGCGAGGCGATCGCGACCCGCCCCCGCAACATGTGGCGCTATCGCGAGCTGCTCCCGGTCGACGGCGAGCCGACCGTCGGCCGCCACGTCGGCGGCACCCCCCTGATCCGCGCCGACCGGCTGGCGAAGCTGCTGGGCGTCGCCGAGCTGTACATCAAGAACGACGCCGTGAACCATCCGTCGCTCTCGTTCAAGGACCGGGTCGTCGCCGTGGCGCTCTCGAAGGCGGTCGAGCTGGGCTTCGAGACCGTCGGCTGCGCGTCGACGGGGAACCTCGCCGGCAGCGTGGCCGCGAACGCCGCGGCGGCCGGGCTCGAGGCCTACGTCCTGATCCCCGAGGGGCTCGAACAGGGCAAGGTCCTCGGCGCCACGATCTACGGCGCGAAGGTCGTGGCCGTCCGGGGCAACTACGACCACGTCAACCGGCTCTGCTCGCAGATCGCCTTCCGCTACGGCTGGGGGTTCGTGAACGTCAACCTGCGCCCCTTCTACGCCGAGGGGTCGAAGTCGATGGGCTTCGAGATCGCCGAGGAACTCGGCTGGCGCGCCCCCGACCAGGTCGTCGCGCCGATGGCCGGCGGCAGCCTGATCGGCAAGCTCCACAAGTCGTTCCTGGAGCTGGAGACGCTCGGCCTTCTGAACGGCCCCGTGCGGACCAAGATGTTCGGCGCCCAGGCGACCGGCTGCAACCCGATCTCCAACACGGTGAAGACCGGCGCGGGCAAGGTGAAGCCGGTTCGCAACCCGGAGACGATCGCCAAGAGCCTGGCCATCGGCGACCCGGCCGACGGCTGGTTCGCCTCCAAGCTCATCCGCGAGACCGGCGGCTGGAGCGAGGACGTGAGCGACGACGCCATCGTCGACAACATGCGGCTGCTCGCCGAAACCGAGGGCGTGTGGGCCGAGACCGCCGGCGGCGTCACCCTGGCCGTCGCCCGCAGGCTCATCGACGAGGGCAAGATCGACCGCGACGGCTCCATCGTCCTCTGCATCACCGGCAACGGCCTCAAGACGCAGGAAGCCCTCGTCGACCACCTGCCCCGTCCCGTGGTGATCAGGCCGACGCTCGAAGAGTTCGAAGCCCTCGTCGAAGCCGGCGTCCCCGCCGTCCTCGCCTCGGCCTGA
- a CDS encoding PEP-CTERM sorting domain-containing protein yields the protein MRWLVAAFMGLATASQAFGGLIQKPVDPNPMDVYCDDALVGQLQITNYYGWTADANAAYTPRNPYTDSGFYQDPKLPNRNGAIMQAVLNVDPDACKMNYQWVQVVTGGVGTIGPPPYLDPFNRDDPLPFYWTTPEANTADQGMLNNVPGSQFIDIASQSSANKGNSITFETALVSYSGMEIHWLAGFTWGYSINQNGGTDLANFAWTAGMSNVMSGLITNWASSPNMPFLPAPGQAPDGYTVTDDCLCVPEPGSMMLSVIAMGALGLVGAARRRKAVSGRPDESRDAA from the coding sequence ATGCGCTGGCTCGTCGCGGCCTTCATGGGCCTGGCGACGGCCTCGCAGGCTTTCGGGGGCCTGATCCAGAAGCCGGTCGACCCCAACCCGATGGACGTGTACTGCGACGACGCCTTGGTCGGCCAGCTCCAGATCACCAACTATTACGGCTGGACGGCCGACGCCAATGCGGCCTACACCCCCCGGAACCCGTACACGGACTCGGGGTTCTACCAGGATCCGAAGCTGCCCAATCGCAACGGCGCGATCATGCAGGCGGTGCTCAACGTGGATCCCGACGCGTGCAAGATGAACTACCAGTGGGTGCAGGTGGTGACCGGCGGCGTCGGCACGATCGGCCCTCCGCCGTACCTCGACCCCTTCAACCGCGACGACCCGCTGCCGTTCTACTGGACGACGCCCGAGGCGAACACGGCCGATCAGGGGATGCTCAACAACGTCCCCGGCTCCCAGTTCATCGACATCGCCAGCCAGTCGAGCGCCAACAAGGGGAACTCGATCACCTTCGAGACGGCGCTCGTCTCCTACTCCGGCATGGAGATCCACTGGCTCGCGGGCTTCACCTGGGGCTACTCCATCAACCAGAACGGCGGCACGGACCTCGCCAACTTCGCGTGGACGGCCGGGATGTCGAACGTGATGTCCGGGCTCATCACGAATTGGGCCAGCTCGCCGAACATGCCGTTCCTTCCCGCGCCGGGACAGGCCCCCGACGGCTACACAGTGACCGACGACTGCCTCTGCGTGCCCGAGCCCGGATCGATGATGCTCTCGGTGATCGCGATGGGGGCGCTCGGCCTGGTCGGGGCCGCACGTCGCCGCAAAGCGGTTTCCGGCCGCCCCGACGAGTCGCGTGATGCGGCTTGA
- a CDS encoding helicase-associated domain-containing protein, whose product MASIPSPSTGAAAERSGKPPSLFAEDADPRFVFRSLLARTPYAVLRAIAQLRNHESEATRASTLAAELTDQVDDPLTQALLRKGLTDGDRLALGLFGLTEARSWPLAGLRHALAALAVDADAVLIGLFRRGLLTVEAPVEFEGVDPTTLLVSSAAGEVEAWAHPALIQGGRLRLPIDPPLATAGPVAQVRESDGLEPILRLAALWQRTGAGPLRRTQQGVLYKRDRERIEDDGVLTATIDDAIVELPALATLWMGLARRVGLIHVDRTDESLHAAPAEFWTENAVHLPQMIASAWLGLRSWAEWAEPTPEAPSPGLPLIYLRPAVLLWLATVEPEAWIALDDLAARLDAQAPGWERVAFEDEAAANARRARAAKRGQTFTKEAQATRVLERILLGGAYALGLVKVAEEQESRRRVVQLTPLGRYVMAVGPPPPPRPTFDHFLFVQPNLEIIAYRQGLTPPIIGRLSRFAWWSKIGAAVELRLTQESIALGLEWGFSAAQILEVLAKHSQRALPGSVKDAVDRWADRREQVTFYPSATLIEFIARADRDQALATWTAEGVARRPFVAVGDRFLLVEDAQDIPTGRISTSASRDYRLPPERCVTAEADGVTLTLDPARSDLLVEAELARFADEEPMATSPTRGTAARRRFTISTASLERGVDAGMTLGVLSDWFRRRTGEGPPAAVRLMMRPSALAADAKPWPARKLLVLTAPSAEVLDGVLQHPETRPLLGDRLGPVSVVVPEASLDRLRAALKRFGVEFDQSS is encoded by the coding sequence ATGGCCTCGATACCCAGCCCCAGCACCGGCGCCGCCGCCGAACGGTCGGGAAAGCCGCCCAGCCTGTTCGCCGAGGACGCCGACCCCCGGTTCGTCTTCCGCAGCCTCCTCGCGCGCACCCCTTACGCCGTCCTCCGCGCGATCGCCCAGCTCCGCAACCACGAATCCGAGGCGACGCGCGCCTCGACTCTCGCCGCCGAGCTGACCGACCAGGTCGACGATCCTCTCACCCAGGCCCTCCTCCGCAAGGGCCTGACCGACGGCGATCGTCTGGCCCTGGGACTGTTCGGCCTGACCGAAGCCCGGAGCTGGCCCCTGGCCGGCCTCCGACACGCCCTGGCGGCGCTCGCGGTCGACGCCGACGCCGTCCTGATCGGCCTCTTCCGGCGCGGCCTGCTGACCGTCGAGGCGCCGGTCGAGTTCGAGGGAGTCGACCCGACGACGCTCCTGGTCTCGTCGGCGGCGGGCGAGGTCGAGGCCTGGGCCCACCCGGCGCTCATCCAGGGAGGGCGTCTGCGGCTGCCGATCGACCCGCCGCTCGCGACCGCGGGACCGGTGGCCCAGGTCCGCGAGTCCGACGGCCTGGAGCCGATCCTCCGCCTGGCCGCCCTCTGGCAGCGCACCGGCGCGGGCCCGCTGCGGCGGACCCAGCAGGGCGTCCTCTACAAACGCGACCGCGAGAGGATCGAGGACGACGGCGTCCTGACCGCGACGATCGACGACGCGATCGTCGAGCTTCCCGCGCTGGCGACGCTCTGGATGGGCCTGGCACGCCGCGTGGGCCTGATCCACGTCGACCGGACCGACGAGTCGCTGCACGCCGCCCCCGCCGAGTTCTGGACCGAGAACGCCGTCCATCTGCCCCAGATGATCGCCTCGGCCTGGCTCGGCCTGCGGTCGTGGGCCGAGTGGGCGGAGCCGACGCCCGAGGCGCCGTCGCCGGGGCTGCCCCTGATCTACCTCCGCCCGGCCGTGCTCCTCTGGCTCGCCACCGTCGAGCCCGAGGCCTGGATTGCGCTCGACGACCTCGCCGCGAGGCTCGACGCCCAGGCCCCCGGCTGGGAGCGCGTGGCCTTCGAGGACGAGGCCGCCGCCAACGCCCGCCGCGCCCGCGCGGCCAAACGCGGCCAGACGTTCACGAAGGAGGCCCAGGCGACGCGCGTGCTGGAGCGCATCCTCCTGGGCGGGGCCTACGCCCTGGGCCTGGTCAAGGTCGCCGAGGAGCAGGAGTCGCGACGCCGGGTCGTCCAGCTCACGCCGCTGGGGCGATACGTCATGGCGGTCGGCCCGCCCCCGCCGCCGCGGCCGACGTTCGACCACTTCCTGTTCGTCCAGCCCAACCTGGAGATCATCGCCTATCGCCAGGGCCTGACGCCGCCGATCATCGGCCGCCTGAGCCGGTTCGCCTGGTGGTCGAAGATCGGCGCGGCGGTCGAGCTTCGGCTGACGCAGGAATCGATCGCGCTGGGGCTGGAATGGGGGTTCTCGGCCGCGCAGATCCTCGAAGTCCTGGCCAAGCACAGCCAGCGCGCCCTGCCCGGGAGCGTCAAGGACGCCGTCGACCGCTGGGCCGACCGCCGCGAGCAGGTGACGTTCTACCCCTCCGCGACTTTGATCGAGTTCATCGCCCGCGCCGATCGCGACCAGGCGTTGGCCACCTGGACCGCCGAGGGCGTCGCGCGGCGGCCGTTCGTCGCGGTCGGCGACCGCTTCCTGCTGGTCGAGGACGCGCAAGACATCCCGACCGGCCGGATCAGCACCTCGGCGTCGCGCGACTATCGGCTCCCCCCCGAGCGCTGCGTGACCGCCGAGGCCGACGGCGTCACCCTGACCCTCGACCCCGCCCGCTCCGACCTCCTCGTCGAAGCCGAACTGGCCCGGTTCGCCGACGAGGAGCCCATGGCGACCTCCCCGACGCGTGGGACCGCGGCGCGTCGGCGATTCACGATCTCCACCGCGTCGCTCGAACGCGGCGTCGACGCGGGGATGACCCTCGGCGTCCTGTCCGACTGGTTCCGTCGCCGAACGGGCGAAGGTCCGCCGGCCGCCGTCCGCCTGATGATGCGCCCCTCCGCGCTCGCCGCCGACGCCAAGCCCTGGCCCGCCCGCAAGCTCCTCGTCCTCACCGCCCCGTCCGCCGAGGTGCTCGACGGCGTCCTCCAGCACCCCGAAACCCGCCCCCTCCTCGGCGACCGCCTCGGCCCCGTCTCCGTCGTCGTCCCCGAAGCGTCGCTCGACCGCCTTCGCGCCGCGTTGAAGCGGTTCGGCGTGGAGTTCGATCAGTCATCGTAG
- a CDS encoding aminotransferase class V-fold PLP-dependent enzyme, translating to MIYLDNAATSFPKPEAVYQELDRFARRSLANPGRAGHRMAMAAEKMLDDVRHALNQFFRGEAPDRWIFTLNCTDALNMAIKGIVQEGDHVVLTDLEHNSISRPIRALEKAGKITSTRVVSRDGYVAAEDVAAAITPKTTLVAMTHASNVLGTVQPIAAVAQAVRAAGALFLVDAAQSAGVVPIDLKATPIDLLALPGHKGLYGPTGTGALYVGPRVDGRIRAWREGGTGGDSSSELQPTLRPYFLEGGSPNVLGLAGLGKGIAWVAERGPDALRKHEVGLLQQVVDWAGRSEGWRVAGRWDPETHVGALSLFTPDGLPPQDLAAILDVTFDIAVRPGLHCAPYIHRNLGSFPDGLLRLSPSPFTTSDEIAQFLGALSEITAGVA from the coding sequence ATGATCTATCTGGACAACGCCGCCACCAGCTTCCCCAAACCCGAGGCGGTGTATCAGGAACTCGACCGCTTCGCCCGCCGCTCCCTCGCCAACCCCGGCCGCGCCGGGCACCGCATGGCGATGGCGGCCGAGAAGATGCTGGACGACGTCCGCCACGCCTTGAACCAGTTCTTCCGCGGCGAGGCCCCCGACCGCTGGATCTTCACGCTCAACTGCACCGACGCCCTCAACATGGCGATCAAGGGGATCGTCCAGGAGGGCGACCACGTCGTCCTGACCGACCTCGAGCACAACTCGATCAGCCGGCCCATCCGCGCGCTCGAGAAGGCGGGCAAGATCACGTCGACCCGCGTCGTCTCGCGCGACGGCTACGTCGCGGCCGAGGACGTCGCCGCCGCGATCACCCCCAAGACGACCCTGGTCGCCATGACCCACGCCAGCAACGTGCTGGGGACCGTCCAGCCGATCGCGGCCGTCGCCCAGGCCGTCCGCGCCGCCGGGGCGCTCTTCCTGGTCGACGCCGCCCAGTCCGCCGGCGTCGTGCCGATCGACCTGAAGGCGACCCCCATCGACCTGCTCGCCCTGCCCGGCCACAAGGGCCTGTACGGCCCGACCGGCACCGGCGCGCTCTACGTCGGCCCCCGCGTCGACGGCCGGATCCGCGCCTGGCGCGAGGGGGGGACCGGCGGCGACTCGTCCAGCGAGCTGCAGCCGACGCTCCGCCCCTACTTCCTCGAAGGCGGATCGCCCAACGTCCTGGGCCTCGCCGGCCTGGGCAAGGGGATCGCCTGGGTCGCCGAGCGCGGGCCCGACGCCCTCCGCAAGCACGAGGTCGGACTGCTCCAGCAGGTCGTCGACTGGGCCGGCCGCTCCGAGGGCTGGCGCGTCGCCGGCCGCTGGGACCCCGAGACCCACGTCGGAGCCCTCTCGCTCTTCACCCCCGACGGCCTCCCCCCCCAGGACCTGGCCGCCATCCTCGACGTGACGTTCGACATCGCCGTCCGCCCCGGCCTGCACTGCGCCCCCTACATCCACCGCAACCTGGGCTCGTTCCCCGACGGCCTGCTGCGGCTCTCTCCTTCGCCCTTCACGACGTCCGACGAGATCGCCCAGTTCCTCGGGGCCCTCTCCGAGATCACCGCCGGCGTGGCCTGA